The stretch of DNA ttggccgtcattgtaaataagaatttgttcttaactgacttgccaagttaaataatggttaaataaaaaatataatatatatcttgattggactaaattgtttttggtatcttttagttgtcactgtattagactaagcaacagtgatttgatgatgttgaaatggttttggaatagtggaggcaactcctgttttctttgcaacttgtgGTAAATATCTGTGGttttaaatcaatagttgtttagtggtccgaaaatgtcggaaacattaacttgcttgaggtcatgtaactgtctattacatgcaatatgctatgTGGACTAAACCGAACAGAGGTTGCTATCCagttttgtgataaaacaaaggtTTGGGTGAATTTATTCTGCAACTGTCTTATTGTCTCGGGCTTTAGGCCTAAATAACACTGTGGCAACATATTacttaacaggttatagagcaaacaacacaattatcacaacacataggttgtaatatggctttttttctggcttcctcagtgattttacccacgcaccgctactgtaaaaaaaacattaattaTGCAAGGAAATAGCTAGCTACTTTAGCTACGTTATTGTAACTGACCACAAACGGCACACAACATAGACTATGTTTGCATGCTGTCAAGTCTTTCGATcccatttagctagctagatatttgTAATTCTCACAAGTACTTTAGTCTAGATAATCACTAAATACTTGACCCTTCTTATAACTTACAGTAAGTTCCGTGTCGTTGCTACGATGTTGATTGCTTTTacatagaacacagaaatgactTTAGACTTCAACGATCAGCTGACTCGGAAAAAAAGCAAACCAATCCGAGGGCGTATCTCCTGGCAGCGTGCGTGCTGACGTGGTTTCCAAGTACAGTGTCAGGCCAGTAGATGGCAATAAATTACCCCTCGAAAGACAATGATAGAATAAGAAAATAAAGACTTCCGGTTTTGGAGCGCACTTGTAACAAGCTACGAATAATCAAATCTACACGTCAAATATGATGATATAAGGGGAGAGTTCTTTATGTTCTATTTTCAGTTTGGGAAGTTGAACGATGTGTGCCGTGTTTGACGGGACTTCCCTGGCAGTCACCATGCAgacctctctcactcacacaccgcAGAATGCATTTAGGTGAGTTGCTTAGCATAGCTAGCATGCTAGCCAGTAGTTGTAGCTATGTGGCTgcttccctactgtactgttctaagGCTGTTATTGTGCTAAGGTTAGATGCAGTGGTCAGCATTTTTCAAGCATATTTATGAAATATTATAGTCTGAGAGAAAATACAATTGATACCAATTGTTTTTAGAGAGAAACTTAACTTTTATCGTGTGTGTAGCCCCCAGGAACTGTCCCAGGAGataaaatccttcatcagtggcGTGGACCAGACCCAGGGTCGTAAACTCAACGTCCGTGAGCATGCCCGCTGTGCCGTGCGTCTACTACGGTCTGTGCCTGCCTGTCGCGGGGCGGTCCTCGAGCACCTAAGGGGCGTGTACAACGAGCATGTCTCAGCCTTTCTTCACAATCTAGAGACAAACGGCGATGGCGATGGGGACTCCAACCTGGAGGATGTCATCACGGAGGTCCATGGCGTCCTGGCGGAGTTCATTAAGCTCAATCCCCGAGCCTGGGCTCCCCTTGTCTCAacctgggctgtagacctgctggggcAGCTGAGCTCCAAGCATGCTGGCCGCAGGGCAGCTCCCCACTCCTCCAGCCTCAACGAGCTGCTGCAGCTGTGGATGTCCTGTGCGGCTACACGCTCCCTCATGGAGGCCTATACCCAGTGCCTGGCAGCTATGATAGCCTGGTGTCCTGACCAATGTGTGGACGCTCTCCTGGACACCTCCGTGCAGCACTCCCCCCACTTCGACTGGGTGGTGGCTCACATCGGATCCTCCTTCCCGGGCACCATCATCAGCCGTGTCCTGGCCTGTGGCCTTAAAGACTTCTGCTCCCACGGGACGGCTGACAAGTGTCAGGGAGACAAGAGCAGCCGAGTGCCTAAGATCGGCTCTGTGGTGGGGATCCTAGGCCACCTGGCGGCGCGGCACTCTGACAGCATCCGGCGGGAGCTGCTGAGGATGTTCCAGGAGAGCCTCAGTCCCCCGACTATACCCCCCAGCTCTGGGTCCACCTCCTTGGAGCACTCAGCCCAGCTCCGCAGAGCCACAGTGCCCTTCCTTCTCCAGCTGGCGGcgctttctccttctcttctggGCGCCGTATCTACAGAGCTGGTGGAGTCTCTACGGCCTCCAGTCTTGCTCCAGCTCCAGGCTGTTCTACAGGGCCTTCCCAGGGACGAGCTTGACAACATGCTGGGGCTGGCTGTCCACCTCATCGCCCAGAGCCCTGCTGGAGGGGCACGCATCCTCCACTTCCTAGCTGACACGGCCACCCCCGCCTCTGTCATCATCTCCGGCCCCACGTCTTCCCCTCACGAGGGGGTCCGGGAGGCCTGCGACCTCCTCCTCCAGATGCTCCTGCTGCACCTCCACAAGCTGGTCTACACCCGCTCAGAAGGGGATGATGGCTACTACAGCCgcccccactctccctcctcccaggcGCCCCGTGTGGTCCCCTTCCTAGAGGAGCTGCAGTCCCACGTGGGAGAGCTCTGTGCTGAGATGCTGAGACTGGAGAGGAAGCGTCATCTCTGGCTGCACCAGCTGCTGTGTCTgctgtgtctgttgtctgtataCGGGGGCCCTAGCGTGGCCACGGAGGCCCTCTGTCAGCTGCTCACCCTGGCCCGGAACCCAGACCAGCTGGCCCTGGCCTGGCAGCTCCACACCCCACTGTCCGCCTGCCTGCCGGGCCTCATCCCTGCCGCAGTGATCCGCTGCGTGGCCCAGATCCATACACACACCCTGGGACCCAGGCAGCTCTGCCAGCTCCTTCTCAACCTGGGCTCTGCCATGCAGAGtgtacaggaggaggagaggaggggcccAGGAGGAGGCATGGGAGGAGGAGGTGCTAGTCCTCAGTCCTCCATGGCAGTGCAGGTTGGTGCAGCGGTCTCAGGACACCTCCATGACTTCTGTCCTCTGCTCCTCCACGGTGACCCGGCGGTATCCCACGCTGCCGTGCGGCTCTTGTCCCGCAGCCCCCTCCCCCGTGCTGCCCTGCCTTCCCACCTGTTGCTTGTTTGTCGGGCTGCCGTCACACACTTCTTTCTGGCActgcggaggagaggagagacagggaaggggagagacGAAGGCCAGGGAGGAGAGGCGGTGAACTGCTCGGTGCTCCTCCTGTCCCGTCTGGTCGGTTACTCCCCTCTAACCCTCAAATGTGTCCTGCAGCACCTGGTGGAGGGAGCTCTACATAAAGGAAACACTGACTTGTTCGGAGGGCAGAGTGAGGACATTGGAGGGGACACCCCCATCTCCCCGTCCCTGGCCCCTGACCGGGTGGGCTCCCTGCTGGACATCAACTGCAGGTTCGGTACCACGGTCAACTTCTCTGGCAGTGTGTGGTCTGTGTTCCATGCTGGGGTGATAGGGAAGGGTCTGAAGCAGCGCAGCGCTACGCCTCACCCCGACGCCGCCAGTGTCATACAGAATGTCCAGACTCTGCTGGCTGTCACCGTCCAGTGCTGCAGTGCACCATCCGGGAATGGCGGCAACGGTGGAGGCACCCGACACCAGCCCTCCGTTCCAGACGAGCCGCCACCCATCAACGCTGAGGCGGCCAAAATGATGGCAGTGACGCTAGTGGAGTATATCTGCCCCGACGTGGCCAACGGGGAACTGTCATGGCCGCCAGAGGAACATGCACGCACAACTGTAGAACGTGACATACACATCCGCCGCTGCTTCGAGGCCCACCCTGTCCTCTTCCATTTACTCCATGTTGTGGCTGCCGGGCGTCCTGCTCTCTGTTACTGTTCTGCGGTGCTCCGGGGCCTGCTGGCCACTCTGCTGGCCCACTGGGAGGCTTCGAGGGAGGCTTTGGCGATGGACTCCCCGTGGCACCTCCAGGCCTCATGCATGCTGGTGTCCTGTATGGGCGAGGGCCAGCTGCTGCCCCCTGTGCTGGGCAACGTCCACGAGGCTTTCCCCTACCTGACGCCGTTCGAAGTGAGGCTTCTCCTCCTGGCTGTGTGGGAATATGTAAGGGGTAACGGCCCCATGCCACAGAAGTTTGTCTTCAGTGCCGAGAAGGGCCTGTTCTGCCGGGATTTCTCGCGGGACGGAGACGTGGCGAGATACGTAGCACCCATTCACAGTGTCCTGCATAAGAACATTGACCGGCTGGGGCATCTATGCTGGCGTTTCCAGCTCTgaaaaagggaaggagagaactgatagagggatggagaggaaaaaGGTGCAAGAAGTGGGACTGTTGGAATTGTTTGTGAAAGATGAGGATAGGGGTGGTTGGTGATCGGGAATTGTGGAGATGTTGCTTTGCTATTTTCTTGTTAGTTGCTCTAACTTGAATCTAGATCTGTATGCGCTCTGAAGCATAGTTGAGCATGTTATATCTACTGTTTATCTTTCTCCTGTTTTGTATCATTTTTATAGATTAAGTATAATTTTTTATGTAGCTGTTACTGTAGGGGGATAAAAACATGTAGTATACCATAAATAAATTAGCAGAAAAGGGAGTGATCATAATTTTGTTGTTTCAAATATCTGTCCTTAACTTGACTGTCTACATTTCGAGTTACAGCAGTTCTGAATTTCAATTCAACTTATTTTTTCTCGAATTGAAACAGAAGTACAACTTTGTAATGAGAAGGTACATCAATGATAATGTAATCATTTTACATCAACTAACACAGCCTGCAGGTATATGATGAATCACACAAACGTTCCTTAAAATGTCTTTACCTACAGCACAATTTATGTTTGAACCAGATCTCCTAATAAATGTGCAAGAGTGTAGCAAAGCTGAGACTGTTATTTTGTCAACCTAGAGGGGAATTCTATCAACACTACACCTTTGACACTTAATGGGCCATTTTCAATTCATTAATTGGATTTGAATTAATCTGAATTGACCCCAAATGCGCATGCCATTCTAAACAGAGCCATTACATATCTGTAAAAGATCATTGTCTCTGACTTCCATATGCTCTGTGCAAATGTTTCACAATGTAGTTTTATATTGGTAGAGCCTGTAAGTGTATTTGTCCCTGAAGGAAAAATAAGCAAGTGCAGTGCAACCATAGTACAAAATAATCACAGAGAATTGCTCCAGAACTGACCACCTCAAGCTGACGTGTCCTTGTCTGAGAGGATAAAGAAATACAAGGAGGGGATAAACGGTGAATAATTCCAGAAGACtcataaatacaaaataacagtTTCAAATCTAATTGCCGATGAAAAttgaatatatataataaataaatactaaaAATAATCCACCAATATCGAATTTCGTCCTACATATTTAAAGACTACAAAAAAATATTGTTACTCCACGATATTTGCTAGTTTGAGTGAAACCGGGGTGGGCCAAGGTTGAAACTAA from Oncorhynchus kisutch isolate 150728-3 linkage group LG15, Okis_V2, whole genome shotgun sequence encodes:
- the LOC109879826 gene encoding integrator complex subunit 5 isoform X1; amino-acid sequence: MCAVFDGTSLAVTMQTSLTHTPQNAFSPQELSQEIKSFISGVDQTQGRKLNVREHARCAVRLLRSVPACRGAVLEHLRGVYNEHVSAFLHNLETNGDGDGDSNLEDVITEVHGVLAEFIKLNPRAWAPLVSTWAVDLLGQLSSKHAGRRAAPHSSSLNELLQLWMSCAATRSLMEAYTQCLAAMIAWCPDQCVDALLDTSVQHSPHFDWVVAHIGSSFPGTIISRVLACGLKDFCSHGTADKCQGDKSSRVPKIGSVVGILGHLAARHSDSIRRELLRMFQESLSPPTIPPSSGSTSLEHSAQLRRATVPFLLQLAALSPSLLGAVSTELVESLRPPVLLQLQAVLQGLPRDELDNMLGLAVHLIAQSPAGGARILHFLADTATPASVIISGPTSSPHEGVREACDLLLQMLLLHLHKLVYTRSEGDDGYYSRPHSPSSQAPRVVPFLEELQSHVGELCAEMLRLERKRHLWLHQLLCLLCLLSVYGGPSVATEALCQLLTLARNPDQLALAWQLHTPLSACLPGLIPAAVIRCVAQIHTHTLGPRQLCQLLLNLGSAMQSVQEEERRGPGGGMGGGGASPQSSMAVQVGAAVSGHLHDFCPLLLHGDPAVSHAAVRLLSRSPLPRAALPSHLLLVCRAAVTHFFLALRRRGETGKGRDEGQGGEAVNCSVLLLSRLVGYSPLTLKCVLQHLVEGALHKGNTDLFGGQSEDIGGDTPISPSLAPDRVGSLLDINCRFGTTVNFSGSVWSVFHAGVIGKGLKQRSATPHPDAASVIQNVQTLLAVTVQCCSAPSGNGGNGGGTRHQPSVPDEPPPINAEAAKMMAVTLVEYICPDVANGELSWPPEEHARTTVERDIHIRRCFEAHPVLFHLLHVVAAGRPALCYCSAVLRGLLATLLAHWEASREALAMDSPWHLQASCMLVSCMGEGQLLPPVLGNVHEAFPYLTPFEVRLLLLAVWEYVRGNGPMPQKFVFSAEKGLFCRDFSRDGDVARYVAPIHSVLHKNIDRLGHLCWRFQL